TTGCAGAAGTAGAAGTTAGAATAGAAGCTCTTTTGAGGCGGATACGCTACATCAACCCTTCACCAACACAACGGATCATTTTCAAGCATCTAGTAATTAACCCAGAGGGTCGGGAGGTAACACTTAATGATAAGCCTCTCGCTTTAACAGCGCTAGAATTTAATATTTTACATTTTTTGGCGAGTCATCCCAATCAGGCTTGGAGTCGCCCACAGTTAATCCAAAAAATTTGGGGTTGCGACTACATCGGAGATGGCCGGGTGGTTGATGTGCATATTGGTCAACTTCGCAAGAAGATGGAAGTCGATCCTAGCGTACCAGAGTTTATTAAAACTGTGCGGGGCTATGGTTATAAGTTTGAAGCACCCGACGAAAATACCACTTCCTAAGCTTTCGGACTTTTAAGAGTAGTAAGTAGTCAGACTACTTATTTAAGGGAGGTTTGGCGATGGGGAACAGCTAGCCAGCTTTTGATTAACCAACTCAGCCGCTAAATGTATCGCTGCTTTCATACTCGTAGCATCAGCAATTCCCTTACCCGCGATATCAAAAGCTGTTCCATGATCGGGTGAAGTCCGAACGAAAGGAAGACCTATAGAAGTATTAACTGCCCGATCAAATGCCATCAGTTTCACAGGAATTAAGCCTTGGTCGTGATAAAGTGCTAAGTAAGCATCAGCAGGATTTTGTACTAAAGAATTTCCATACCAAGCTTGACCAGGTTTAACCCACATTGTATCTGGCGGTATCGGCCCATCTAGCTGTAATTGTGGTCTATTTTGCCGCTCTTGCTCCAACCAGGGAATTAACCAATCTTGTTCTTCATGTCCAAGTTGTCCCAGTTCGCCACTGTGGGGATTCAAACCTGCGATCGCAATTCTCCCTCTATAAATACCAAAATCTTTCTCCAAACACTCCACCAGCAAATCCAGTTTTTGTGTCAATAACTGCGGTGTCAATGTATCAGCTACTTGACGAAGAGGGATATGTGTGGTAGCTAATATTGCACGGAGTGTCCAATTAGTATGGGGCGATCGCGCTACAAATAACATCCCAAAACGGTCAACACCTGACTTTTCTGCCAAAAGTTCCGTTTGCCCTGGGTAATTATATCCTGCGGCTTTCCAAGCAGATTTAGCGATGGGCCCCGTGACTATCCCATCAAATTTACCAGCGAGTGTTTGTGCGATCGCATATTCCATATAGGCAAAACTCGCCGCACCACTAGCAGCATTACCTATTCCTGGGATAATTTCAGCTTTAATTTCCCCATCCAAAGGCACATCGCAGACTGACAACTCTTCTGGATTTGCCAAAGGTGGTAAATTCCCAGTTAAATTCAGTTTGTAATAAGTCTGTGCCAGCAAATCGCAGTTACCCACAACTGTTACGTTATATTTTTTCCTAATTTCTGGCTCTACTAAAGCTTTTAAAATCACTTCTGGCCCAATCCCAGCAGGATCTCCCAGCGTCAGCGCCAAACGTGGACGATTATCTTGGCGAAAATTCACTAAATTACCTTGATTATTTTGATACATTAAGATTTCTTCATAAGAATTATCATCAAAATTTCCCCATTTCCTCCCCCCTAGAGTAGGGATTACACCCCAAACAGTAGGGATTACTTGCTAAATCTAGTTTAAAATTATTTACACAGGTCTAATCCTATAGCAACTATTGAAAAGCTTCTGCTAGACCTAGTTTACACACACTAATTTGCATAAGGAGAATCACACCAATGGGCGGCGAAATTTTGAATGCAGCTATATTGTCCTTCGGTTTAATCTTTGTGGGCTGGGGCTTAGGCGCATTATTACTAAAAATTCAAGGCACAGAAGAATAATTAAGTGCTGAGTTAGGAGTTAGAGACGCGATTAATCGCGTCTGTACAGGAGTTAGGAGTTAGTAATTATTCCCCCTCATCTCTCCTACTCCCTTCTTCATCGAAAAGTTCTGTTGCCCCAAGCCGACATTCATACTTTTCGCTAACTGGGAAAAAGCTTGTCCGTTTACCGGACAGCAATTTTCCCATAAGTTTTTCCATAAAAAACGATTTTCTGAGAAAAGATGTAAACTTTTGTTTGCATAGGTTATTCTGATAACATTCTTTTCATAAAACATTAAAATTTATTACAAACCTCATGACATTATTAATCGTCGGTGCCACTGGCACCTTAGGAAGACAAGTGGCTCGTCGTGCAATCGATGAGGGGTATAAAGTACGCTGCCTCGTGCGGAGTAGTAAAAAAGCAGCTTTTCTCAAAGAATGGGGTGCGGAACTCGTACCAGGAAATTTGCGTTACCCTGATACCCTAGCGGATGCATTAAAAGGTGTAACTCAAGTTATTGATGCGTCAACATCTCGCCCTACAGATTCACTGAGTATCAAACAGGTGGACTGGGAGGGTAAAGTAGCATTA
This Nostoc sp. KVJ3 DNA region includes the following protein-coding sequences:
- a CDS encoding response regulator transcription factor, with protein sequence MVMITATTPKILIVDDDFGVRNLVHRFLSRKYQIEAAADGKTALSMFEQFNPALVILDWNLPDVTGYSLCQEMQSRTNVLVLILTSRTDEADKIKILSAGADDFMTKPFSLAEVEVRIEALLRRIRYINPSPTQRIIFKHLVINPEGREVTLNDKPLALTALEFNILHFLASHPNQAWSRPQLIQKIWGCDYIGDGRVVDVHIGQLRKKMEVDPSVPEFIKTVRGYGYKFEAPDENTTS
- the pdxA gene encoding 4-hydroxythreonine-4-phosphate dehydrogenase PdxA, whose amino-acid sequence is MYQNNQGNLVNFRQDNRPRLALTLGDPAGIGPEVILKALVEPEIRKKYNVTVVGNCDLLAQTYYKLNLTGNLPPLANPEELSVCDVPLDGEIKAEIIPGIGNAASGAASFAYMEYAIAQTLAGKFDGIVTGPIAKSAWKAAGYNYPGQTELLAEKSGVDRFGMLFVARSPHTNWTLRAILATTHIPLRQVADTLTPQLLTQKLDLLVECLEKDFGIYRGRIAIAGLNPHSGELGQLGHEEQDWLIPWLEQERQNRPQLQLDGPIPPDTMWVKPGQAWYGNSLVQNPADAYLALYHDQGLIPVKLMAFDRAVNTSIGLPFVRTSPDHGTAFDIAGKGIADATSMKAAIHLAAELVNQKLASCSPSPNLP
- a CDS encoding PetM family cytochrome b6-f complex subunit 7, with the protein product MGGEILNAAILSFGLIFVGWGLGALLLKIQGTEE